Proteins encoded within one genomic window of Synechococcus sp. PCC 7335:
- a CDS encoding thioesterase family protein, with amino-acid sequence MSKLTYSLPIYPFHIDAMGHVNNIVYIQWMEVGRVLLLEAIAMPIEETIKTGFGPALIETHISYKLPLYLGDSVSASIWLSQLRGASAILGFEFFNQAEECVAFGSQKGVFIDLESKRPKRLDKAQRERFLRYLITE; translated from the coding sequence GTGTCAAAGCTCACTTATTCGCTACCGATCTATCCCTTTCATATCGATGCGATGGGTCATGTGAACAACATCGTCTACATTCAGTGGATGGAGGTTGGCCGCGTGCTGCTATTAGAAGCGATCGCCATGCCAATAGAAGAAACTATCAAAACAGGCTTCGGTCCTGCATTGATAGAAACTCACATTAGCTACAAGCTGCCGTTGTATCTGGGGGATAGCGTTTCAGCCTCAATTTGGCTATCGCAGTTGCGTGGCGCTTCGGCGATTCTAGGGTTTGAATTCTTCAATCAAGCTGAAGAATGTGTAGCATTTGGTTCACAAAAAGGCGTCTTTATCGACCTTGAAAGCAAGCGACCCAAGCGACTAGATAAAGCGCAAAGAGAGAGATTTTTGAGATACCTCATTACAGAGTGA
- a CDS encoding fasciclin domain-containing protein, with protein MPNIVEIAVSTEGFSTLVAAVQAADLVEALASDGPFTVFAPTDDAFAKLPPGTIQTLVDNPPQLARILKYHVVSGRWQQSDLATEESLTSLESSPIPIRVDPVFEVKNATVVAADIEATNGIIHVIDNVILMG; from the coding sequence ATGCCCAACATTGTTGAAATTGCCGTTAGTACAGAAGGCTTTTCGACCCTTGTCGCAGCCGTTCAAGCCGCTGATCTGGTCGAGGCGCTAGCTAGTGATGGCCCCTTTACAGTCTTTGCACCGACAGATGATGCGTTTGCTAAGCTACCACCTGGCACTATTCAGACGCTGGTGGATAATCCACCCCAACTAGCTAGAATCTTGAAATATCATGTTGTTTCTGGTCGCTGGCAGCAATCTGACCTAGCCACAGAAGAGAGTCTGACCTCGCTGGAAAGCTCCCCTATTCCTATCCGAGTCGATCCCGTTTTTGAAGTCAAAAATGCCACCGTTGTCGCTGCGGATATAGAGGCAACTAACGGCATTATTCACGTGATAGACAACGTAATATTGATGGGATGA
- a CDS encoding pyridoxamine 5'-phosphate oxidase family protein: MVRKFGELAFTPEVKAVQTARGSRQTYERYIAQGEAGDVVTPEIASFIAQLNGFYFGTVSSNGYPYIQFRGGPPGFLHILDDKTLGFADFTGNVQYITVGNLSSDEPAIKKAFLFLMDYRHRRRIKVWGRARYTEDEGLIAKLSMPDYPAKVERAILFEIDAFSENCPQHIPVRYSEDEVKEMIETSTSRLRARIAELESQQS; this comes from the coding sequence ATGGTACGTAAATTTGGCGAATTGGCCTTCACGCCTGAAGTGAAGGCTGTACAGACAGCGCGAGGCTCTCGGCAAACATACGAGCGATACATCGCTCAGGGTGAAGCAGGCGATGTTGTCACTCCAGAAATTGCAAGTTTCATTGCTCAGCTAAATGGGTTTTACTTCGGGACGGTTAGCTCTAATGGCTATCCCTACATTCAATTTCGAGGTGGACCACCGGGCTTCTTGCACATACTAGATGACAAAACTCTAGGGTTTGCCGACTTTACAGGAAATGTCCAATACATCACAGTGGGCAATCTCTCTAGCGACGAACCAGCCATAAAGAAAGCCTTCTTGTTCTTAATGGACTATCGCCATCGCCGCCGTATCAAGGTCTGGGGTAGAGCTAGGTACACTGAAGATGAGGGGCTGATTGCAAAGCTAAGCATGCCAGACTATCCGGCGAAGGTTGAGCGGGCAATTCTGTTTGAGATCGATGCCTTTAGCGAAAACTGCCCTCAACATATTCCCGTACGATACTCTGAAGATGAAGTGAAGGAAATGATCGAAACGAGCACATCACGGCTTCGAGCGCGGATTGCGGAATTAGAATCGCAGCAATCGTAG
- a CDS encoding NAD-dependent malic enzyme → MVSLTPNPSYSLTLRIKLPNQVGALTKVIEAIACSGGSLGNIDIVEKSREYTVRDVSADASGTAAAAAIEKAVRSLSDIEVLNTYDRTFALHKGGKLRVEAKIPLREQDDLAMAYTPGVGRVCVEIANNPESVYDYTIKGNTVAIVSDGSAVLGLGNLGAAGSMPVMEGKAMLFKEFSGLDAFPICLDTQDTEEIIETVKRIAPVFGAINLEDISAPRCFEIEKRLQADLDIPVFHDDQHGTAIVSLAALINSLKLVKKNISEIRLVINGAGAAGLSMGRLFKRAGLQELIICDSKGIISRDRTDLSAAKKEFAVDKFGTLADAMKGADVFMGVSAPGVVTVEMVKSMAADPIVFAMANPIPEIQPELIEGIVAVVATGRSDYPNQINNVLAFPGVIRGALDCRAKEITTEMFLAAGNAIASLIPDEELTPNNIMPSVFDSRVAPAVSVAVQEVARSAGIARK, encoded by the coding sequence ATGGTCAGTTTGACGCCAAATCCTAGCTATAGTTTGACGCTCCGCATTAAGCTGCCAAATCAGGTAGGTGCACTAACCAAGGTAATAGAGGCGATCGCCTGCTCAGGCGGCAGTCTTGGCAACATCGACATCGTAGAGAAGAGTCGCGAATATACTGTCCGCGATGTGTCGGCGGATGCTTCTGGAACGGCAGCGGCCGCAGCGATTGAAAAGGCGGTGCGATCGCTCAGCGATATCGAGGTCCTAAACACGTATGATCGCACTTTTGCTCTCCACAAAGGCGGCAAACTGAGGGTAGAGGCCAAAATTCCATTGCGTGAGCAAGACGATTTGGCGATGGCCTACACACCGGGGGTAGGCCGCGTGTGCGTAGAGATTGCTAATAACCCCGAAAGCGTCTACGACTATACAATCAAAGGAAATACGGTAGCAATCGTCAGTGATGGCAGCGCGGTGCTAGGACTTGGCAATTTGGGCGCTGCAGGCTCAATGCCAGTGATGGAAGGTAAGGCGATGCTATTCAAGGAGTTTTCCGGTCTAGATGCCTTTCCGATTTGCTTAGATACGCAAGATACCGAGGAAATCATTGAGACGGTCAAGCGAATTGCGCCCGTATTTGGGGCGATAAATCTAGAAGATATTAGTGCGCCGCGCTGCTTTGAGATTGAGAAGCGATTGCAGGCGGACTTAGATATTCCGGTCTTTCATGACGATCAGCACGGTACGGCGATTGTGAGCTTGGCGGCGCTGATCAATTCGCTAAAGCTAGTGAAAAAAAATATAAGTGAGATTCGCCTAGTCATTAACGGAGCCGGAGCAGCGGGTCTGTCCATGGGACGACTATTCAAGCGAGCCGGATTACAGGAGTTGATTATCTGTGATTCCAAAGGCATTATCAGCCGCGATCGCACCGACTTGAGCGCAGCTAAAAAAGAATTTGCCGTTGATAAGTTTGGCACCCTAGCCGATGCGATGAAGGGCGCAGATGTCTTTATGGGAGTTAGCGCGCCAGGTGTCGTCACTGTAGAAATGGTGAAGTCGATGGCGGCTGATCCGATCGTATTCGCGATGGCTAATCCTATTCCTGAAATTCAGCCAGAGCTAATCGAAGGGATTGTTGCAGTTGTAGCGACCGGGCGCAGCGACTATCCAAATCAAATCAACAATGTGCTGGCATTTCCTGGGGTCATTCGAGGGGCGCTAGACTGCCGGGCCAAGGAAATTACAACAGAAATGTTCTTAGCAGCAGGCAATGCGATCGCCTCTTTAATACCCGACGAGGAACTAACACCTAACAACATCATGCCTTCTGTCTTCGATTCTAGAGTAGCCCCTGCTGTCTCAGTCGCTGTACAAGAGGTTGCTAGATCTGCTGGAATCGCCAGGAAGTAG
- a CDS encoding flavin reductase family protein encodes MLNEQAKKTMLRKIPHGLYICGVKDGDDVNGFTASWVMQSSFTPPLVITCIKADSTSHAMVKASGVFSLSVLEEGQKEIAQNFFKPLRRTGNKFEDIEFYEGEETGCPIIKDSLGYVECSVVGSVEEGDHTVFVGEVIGAGEHREGQPLLLEDTGWNYGG; translated from the coding sequence ATGCTAAACGAACAGGCCAAAAAGACCATGCTGCGCAAAATTCCTCATGGGCTGTATATCTGTGGCGTTAAGGACGGAGACGACGTCAATGGATTCACCGCAAGCTGGGTCATGCAGTCTTCGTTTACACCTCCGTTAGTAATTACTTGTATTAAAGCGGATTCGACCTCTCATGCGATGGTAAAAGCCAGCGGTGTCTTTTCTTTAAGCGTCTTAGAAGAGGGCCAGAAGGAAATTGCTCAGAACTTTTTTAAGCCTTTGCGCCGAACCGGCAATAAGTTTGAAGATATTGAGTTCTACGAAGGTGAAGAAACAGGCTGCCCAATCATCAAAGACTCGTTAGGCTACGTGGAGTGCAGCGTGGTCGGCTCGGTTGAAGAAGGCGATCACACTGTATTTGTCGGCGAAGTAATCGGCGCAGGCGAGCACCGTGAGGGTCAGCCGCTGCTGCTGGAGGATACTGGCTGGAACTACGGCGGATAA
- a CDS encoding glutathione S-transferase family protein, which produces MLKLYGHARSGNVYKVKLLLALMKLDYEWIDVDVLNGEHKQPKFLALNPFGQIPVLTDGDVVIADAQAALVYLARRYGNETDSLDWFPLEAVAIAEVVRWLSITTGEVRQGLESARLYHLLKVSAINIERANQKAQFILEQLERHLSKQDWLAGNRITIADISVFPYVALAPDGKIGLAPYPQVLAWIERIKHLPNFVGMAGI; this is translated from the coding sequence ATGTTGAAGCTCTATGGCCATGCACGTTCAGGTAATGTTTACAAGGTGAAGCTACTGCTAGCATTGATGAAGCTTGACTATGAATGGATAGATGTTGACGTATTAAACGGTGAACACAAACAGCCAAAGTTTCTTGCGCTCAACCCTTTTGGCCAAATTCCAGTCTTAACGGATGGGGATGTAGTGATTGCTGATGCACAGGCAGCTCTAGTGTACTTGGCGCGTCGATATGGAAACGAAACAGATAGTCTTGATTGGTTTCCATTAGAGGCAGTTGCGATCGCAGAGGTCGTTCGCTGGCTTTCGATCACGACAGGGGAAGTGCGCCAAGGACTAGAATCTGCTAGGCTTTACCACTTACTCAAGGTGTCTGCAATTAACATCGAACGAGCCAACCAAAAAGCGCAGTTCATTCTAGAGCAGCTAGAGCGCCACCTATCTAAACAGGACTGGCTAGCTGGCAACCGGATAACAATTGCCGATATCTCTGTTTTCCCCTATGTAGCGCTAGCACCGGATGGCAAGATTGGTCTAGCACCTTACCCTCAGGTTTTAGCCTGGATCGAGCGCATCAAGCACCTCCCAAATTTCGTTGGGATGGCAGGAATCTAG
- a CDS encoding carboxylate-amine ligase, with translation MVPDFTIGVEEEYQIVDPETRSLADCSKSLIKTNQNSNTEQEIVHELFRCEVEIATGICHTLDDVRRALVQARTAVIEAAQDNGAVIAAAGTHPFSPWEEQEVTPKERYYALQEDLQQIIKELIILGCHVHVGVEDREMAVQISNRARIWLPLLLSLTANSPFCDGKDTGYDSYRMALWCRLPTAGPPPFFENYADYQGFIQKLIDTDITDDPTKVYWDIRLSERFPTIEFRMSDVCASIEEAVMLAGIIRALAYTCYQDVINGQPALPVRGEMLKAAMWQAARHGLSGELIDFATTESVPAKTLVQSFMRYIQPGLAHFGDEAIVKKEVDKILSEGNSAQRQRAVYEKTSSLESVVDDIVRRSAMQTGVELQPKEV, from the coding sequence ATGGTTCCTGACTTTACGATAGGTGTCGAAGAAGAGTATCAAATTGTCGATCCAGAAACGCGATCGCTCGCTGACTGCTCAAAATCTTTGATCAAAACCAACCAGAATTCCAATACCGAGCAAGAAATCGTTCATGAGCTATTTCGCTGCGAAGTAGAGATTGCAACGGGCATTTGTCACACGCTCGATGATGTTCGACGGGCACTGGTTCAGGCTAGGACAGCAGTCATCGAAGCAGCGCAGGATAATGGAGCTGTGATCGCAGCTGCCGGTACCCATCCGTTTTCTCCTTGGGAGGAGCAAGAGGTTACCCCAAAGGAACGCTACTATGCGCTACAAGAAGATCTTCAACAGATTATCAAAGAGTTAATTATATTAGGATGCCATGTGCATGTCGGCGTAGAAGATAGAGAAATGGCCGTCCAGATTAGCAATCGTGCCCGCATTTGGCTACCTCTGCTGCTGTCGCTTACCGCTAACTCTCCATTCTGTGACGGGAAAGACACTGGCTACGACAGCTATCGCATGGCGCTGTGGTGCCGTCTACCGACCGCTGGGCCACCGCCGTTTTTTGAGAACTACGCCGACTATCAGGGTTTTATCCAGAAGCTGATAGACACCGATATCACCGACGACCCGACTAAGGTCTATTGGGATATTCGCCTATCTGAGCGCTTTCCTACAATTGAATTTCGTATGTCTGATGTCTGCGCCAGCATTGAAGAGGCGGTCATGCTAGCAGGTATTATCCGAGCACTAGCCTATACCTGTTATCAGGATGTCATTAACGGTCAGCCAGCGTTGCCTGTGCGAGGTGAGATGCTCAAAGCTGCTATGTGGCAAGCCGCTCGGCATGGACTCAGCGGTGAACTCATTGACTTTGCTACGACGGAATCTGTTCCGGCAAAGACGCTGGTGCAATCTTTTATGCGCTATATCCAACCAGGCTTAGCACATTTTGGAGACGAGGCAATCGTCAAAAAAGAAGTAGATAAAATCTTAAGTGAAGGCAATAGTGCCCAGCGGCAGCGAGCAGTCTATGAGAAAACGAGCAGCTTAGAATCCGTTGTTGACGACATTGTCAGACGCAGCGCTATGCAGACGGGCGTTGAGCTACAACCCAAAGAGGTTTAA
- a CDS encoding NAD(P)H-quinone oxidoreductase subunit F, which yields MLNADSFAQTSWLIPCYPLFGALLSVFWSPAFIRRSGPRPAGYLNLLTTVIALVHSSIAFMAVWHQPAQFLSLSWLQVADLNLTLPLELSSLTLGASIVITVLNFLVQVYTVGYLEMDWGWGRIYSLLALFEAGLTALVLCDSLFFSYILLEILTLGTYLIVGFWFNQSLVVTGARDAFLTKRVGDLILLMGVLALYPLAGTWNFTELADWSQGVLSGAQSVSPLALSLIGVALVAGPISKCAQFPLHLWLDEAMEGPLPTTILRNSVVVATGAWVLVKLEPVIALSPVASGLTLTIGSISAVGGALIAAAQIDAKRVLSYLTSTYMGLIFIAVGTGQTQAALLLVLTHAIASTLLIMSTGSIMLNVVVQDLTQMGGLWSRRPITGLCFLVAVAGLIGLPPFGGFWPLMAMLEGLLQSGQWGLIGIVLLANGAASFALVRMFGLMFMGDRTAFTARAPEPLWLVVLPTAVMAGIVLHVPLIVRNFSLYPVDASLSWTLGWTVFLSSAVGIVSASAFYVLGRIENPTKLIPAVANRLLAYDFYTPKVYQVTAIALVDKLSLLTDWLDRYVVDGLVNFVGLSSLLSGEALKYINTGKLQLYALTIASFVVVICLYLSWGYFSL from the coding sequence ATGCTCAACGCTGACTCTTTCGCCCAAACTAGCTGGCTAATTCCCTGCTATCCATTGTTCGGAGCGCTACTTTCCGTCTTTTGGTCGCCCGCTTTTATTCGCCGTAGTGGCCCCCGTCCTGCTGGCTACTTGAACCTGTTGACTACTGTCATAGCGTTGGTTCATAGCAGCATCGCTTTTATGGCGGTATGGCATCAGCCGGCTCAGTTCCTAAGCCTATCTTGGCTGCAGGTGGCTGATTTGAACCTAACCCTGCCGTTGGAGTTGTCGTCGCTAACGCTAGGAGCCAGCATTGTAATAACGGTCTTAAATTTCCTGGTTCAGGTATATACCGTGGGCTATCTGGAAATGGACTGGGGCTGGGGGCGGATATATTCTCTGCTGGCGCTGTTTGAGGCGGGGTTGACGGCACTGGTGCTGTGCGATTCGCTGTTCTTTAGCTACATTCTGTTGGAAATTTTGACGTTAGGCACCTACTTAATTGTAGGGTTCTGGTTTAATCAGTCTCTGGTGGTCACTGGTGCTAGGGATGCCTTCTTGACCAAGCGGGTAGGGGATTTGATCTTGCTGATGGGTGTGTTGGCACTCTATCCATTAGCCGGGACTTGGAACTTCACTGAGCTGGCTGATTGGTCGCAAGGGGTGCTCTCAGGTGCGCAGAGCGTATCACCGCTGGCGCTATCGCTGATCGGCGTTGCCCTGGTGGCTGGTCCGATTAGTAAATGTGCTCAGTTCCCCCTTCATCTCTGGCTAGATGAGGCGATGGAAGGGCCGCTGCCGACTACGATTTTGCGAAATTCGGTTGTGGTTGCTACTGGTGCCTGGGTGCTAGTAAAGCTCGAGCCGGTAATTGCGCTTTCGCCTGTAGCGAGTGGATTGACCCTCACAATTGGCTCGATCTCAGCCGTTGGTGGGGCGCTGATTGCCGCTGCTCAAATTGACGCTAAGCGGGTGCTTTCGTATTTGACGAGTACCTACATGGGCCTAATTTTCATCGCCGTTGGGACTGGCCAGACTCAGGCAGCTCTGCTACTCGTACTAACGCATGCGATCGCCTCCACGCTGCTAATTATGAGCACGGGCTCCATCATGCTAAACGTGGTTGTTCAAGACCTCACTCAGATGGGAGGTTTGTGGAGCCGCCGGCCGATAACGGGGCTCTGCTTCCTCGTAGCTGTTGCTGGCCTGATCGGACTGCCCCCTTTTGGGGGGTTCTGGCCACTGATGGCGATGTTAGAAGGACTGCTGCAAAGCGGTCAGTGGGGCTTGATTGGAATTGTGCTGTTGGCGAATGGGGCGGCTAGCTTCGCGCTGGTGCGGATGTTTGGGCTGATGTTTATGGGTGATCGCACTGCCTTCACAGCTCGCGCTCCAGAACCGCTTTGGCTGGTTGTTCTACCGACGGCTGTCATGGCTGGCATTGTCTTGCATGTGCCTTTAATAGTCAGAAATTTCTCCCTATATCCAGTAGACGCTAGCTTGAGCTGGACGCTCGGCTGGACAGTGTTTCTTTCTAGCGCGGTGGGCATTGTTTCTGCGAGTGCCTTCTATGTGCTAGGGCGCATTGAAAATCCAACCAAGCTGATACCGGCTGTGGCCAATCGACTGTTAGCTTACGACTTTTATACGCCGAAAGTTTATCAGGTTACCGCGATCGCCCTGGTAGATAAACTCTCTTTGCTAACAGACTGGCTTGATCGCTATGTCGTTGACGGGCTGGTTAACTTCGTCGGACTCAGCTCTCTTCTTAGCGGCGAGGCCTTGAAGTATATCAATACCGGTAAGCTTCAGCTCTATGCACTAACCATTGCCTCTTTTGTCGTAGTTATCTGCCTCTATCTAAGCTGGGGCTATTTCTCCCTATAG
- a CDS encoding CO2 hydration protein: MTTTIATAPTLPASTHQFADVIHRLEAGGSMLPDTPDNLKQIIGIYKAYAVPMDFYWRDLLYIAEKVFLNPLPAFKYFISKEYLDRQNAYAGDQASLRIWRGPGDAHPELREFMAKGESGRKLPKLLHHLWHDRINMEFAEACMDAMLWHEDINPTFNAYLYTDEYIANSDRAIRAYFKGNPLMLGLYKLFPEMFLEQVRRLSYYANLGLFWEVMAPVFFEMSDLYDEGKMTTVPEAMDFLVNGIFAIAGRPIYHHAYIGDECYEIIPKSQGFTWLYEAALPYVEAVFYRTAPFRGTKSYNAQAGQVPDDQKDFHYGILYADVFPVGSAGIPPTLLMQDMLHFLPDYLVEEYQQHSRGEDDMLIQLGITFQRSMYNVTSAVIQALRCALLYPLDDPNPEHLKANRAFFEQQIDRFKRPEARLSDIQQQSYR; this comes from the coding sequence ATGACAACCACCATCGCTACCGCCCCTACGCTGCCAGCTTCTACTCATCAATTTGCTGACGTCATTCACCGCCTAGAAGCCGGCGGCTCTATGCTGCCAGATACCCCCGATAACCTCAAGCAGATTATTGGCATCTATAAGGCCTATGCGGTGCCGATGGACTTTTACTGGCGAGATCTGTTGTATATCGCAGAAAAAGTTTTTCTCAACCCGCTTCCTGCTTTCAAGTATTTCATTTCCAAGGAATATTTGGATCGGCAAAATGCCTATGCTGGCGATCAGGCATCGCTAAGGATTTGGCGAGGGCCAGGCGATGCCCATCCGGAGTTGCGTGAATTTATGGCAAAAGGCGAGAGCGGTCGCAAACTGCCCAAGCTCTTACATCATCTCTGGCACGACCGGATCAATATGGAGTTTGCCGAAGCCTGTATGGACGCGATGCTTTGGCACGAAGATATTAACCCGACGTTCAATGCCTATTTGTATACTGATGAATATATAGCTAATAGCGATAGGGCCATTCGTGCCTACTTCAAGGGTAATCCGCTGATGCTTGGCCTCTACAAGCTGTTCCCTGAAATGTTCTTAGAGCAAGTAAGAAGGCTGTCTTACTACGCTAATCTCGGTTTGTTTTGGGAAGTGATGGCGCCTGTCTTCTTTGAGATGAGCGATCTATATGACGAAGGCAAAATGACAACCGTACCAGAAGCCATGGACTTTTTGGTAAATGGGATTTTTGCGATCGCCGGACGGCCTATCTACCATCATGCTTATATCGGCGATGAGTGCTATGAAATCATTCCCAAATCACAGGGGTTCACCTGGCTCTACGAAGCGGCCTTACCCTACGTAGAGGCAGTCTTCTATCGCACAGCCCCTTTTAGAGGCACCAAATCCTACAACGCCCAGGCCGGACAAGTCCCAGACGATCAAAAAGACTTTCACTACGGTATTTTGTACGCGGATGTTTTTCCAGTAGGTAGCGCTGGCATCCCCCCAACTTTGCTTATGCAGGATATGCTGCATTTCTTGCCGGACTATTTGGTTGAAGAGTATCAGCAGCACAGTCGCGGCGAGGACGATATGCTCATCCAGCTTGGCATCACCTTTCAAAGATCGATGTACAACGTTACTTCTGCGGTAATCCAGGCGCTTAGATGTGCGTTGCTCTATCCCTTAGATGATCCAAACCCAGAGCACCTAAAAGCTAACCGCGCATTTTTCGAGCAACAAATAGACAGATTTAAACGTCCCGAAGCTAGACTAAGCGACATTCAACAACAGAGCTATCGGTAG
- a CDS encoding NADH-quinone oxidoreductase subunit M has translation MLSLLIWLPILGALLLAFLPVKLSATNARNAALAVSGASLLWTVVLFTRFDLSTASFQMREFIVWLPLLGLDYDLALDGLSLMMIALNSLLTWIAICSSSTTIERPRFFYSLMLLVSGGVAGAFLAQNLLLFFFLFEIELVPLYFLISVWGGEKKEYAATKFLLYTALAGAFIFAGFIGTVWLGGTLDFSYEQALQSEIPLPAQIVLLGILLVGFGIKIPLIPFHTWLPDTYVSASPPVAIMLGGVLAKLGTYGIFRFGLGLFPEAWSALGPFLAVWAAASVLYGAVTAIAQKDIKRMVAYSSIGHMGYVMLGGAAFTELSVVGAISQMVSHGLILALLFHLVGVVETKVGTRQLDQLNGLLNPLRGLPLISALLVLSGMASAGIPGLVGFITEFLVFQGSYSVYPVATLFCVVGTGLTAVYFVILINRTCFGRLDNETAYYSKVTNGERVPAFVLAAIVLALGLQPSWLVLWSESTSARLIAAVPITQTAASLKIETKEDSGNVEAEESLGADSSKLYSSPIL, from the coding sequence ATGTTAAGCCTCCTTATCTGGCTGCCGATCTTAGGCGCTCTGCTCCTTGCCTTCCTCCCTGTCAAGCTCAGTGCGACGAATGCACGGAACGCTGCTTTGGCTGTCTCTGGTGCGTCTCTTTTATGGACAGTTGTTCTATTTACCCGGTTCGACTTGAGCACTGCTAGCTTTCAAATGCGAGAGTTCATAGTCTGGCTGCCGCTATTAGGTCTTGATTACGACCTGGCTTTGGATGGGCTTTCATTAATGATGATTGCTCTAAACAGCCTGTTGACTTGGATTGCTATTTGCAGCAGCAGTACAACAATAGAAAGACCTCGCTTTTTCTATTCACTCATGCTGCTTGTTAGCGGTGGTGTCGCTGGTGCTTTTCTGGCTCAAAACCTACTGCTGTTCTTCTTCCTTTTTGAGATAGAGTTAGTGCCTCTATACTTCTTGATCTCGGTCTGGGGCGGTGAAAAGAAAGAATATGCGGCAACAAAGTTCTTGCTCTACACGGCGCTGGCCGGGGCGTTCATCTTTGCTGGATTCATTGGCACTGTCTGGTTAGGGGGCACGCTCGACTTTTCCTACGAGCAGGCTTTGCAAAGCGAAATTCCGCTACCTGCCCAGATTGTTCTACTGGGCATTTTACTGGTTGGATTTGGGATCAAAATTCCGTTGATTCCTTTTCATACGTGGCTGCCTGATACTTACGTTTCAGCCTCTCCTCCAGTGGCGATTATGCTGGGCGGCGTTTTAGCGAAGCTAGGAACCTACGGTATTTTTCGCTTTGGCTTAGGGCTTTTCCCTGAGGCCTGGTCTGCGTTAGGGCCTTTTCTAGCGGTATGGGCAGCAGCCAGTGTCTTGTATGGAGCGGTGACGGCGATCGCCCAAAAAGACATCAAGCGCATGGTTGCCTACAGCTCGATTGGTCATATGGGCTATGTCATGCTAGGCGGCGCGGCGTTTACCGAACTTAGCGTCGTCGGTGCCATTTCTCAAATGGTTTCTCACGGTTTAATCTTGGCTCTACTGTTTCATCTCGTCGGTGTGGTGGAGACCAAAGTGGGTACTCGCCAGCTTGATCAGCTCAACGGTCTGCTAAACCCACTTAGAGGACTGCCGCTGATCAGCGCTCTGTTGGTCTTAAGCGGAATGGCCAGTGCGGGCATTCCTGGACTGGTTGGATTCATCACTGAATTTCTAGTCTTTCAAGGTAGCTATAGCGTCTATCCAGTGGCAACGCTGTTTTGCGTGGTCGGTACGGGCCTTACCGCTGTCTACTTCGTTATCTTGATCAACCGGACTTGCTTTGGTCGCCTAGACAATGAGACTGCCTACTACAGCAAGGTAACTAACGGTGAACGGGTCCCCGCTTTTGTACTCGCTGCTATTGTACTTGCTCTTGGCCTACAGCCCTCTTGGCTAGTGCTTTGGAGCGAATCTACCTCTGCTAGGCTAATTGCTGCTGTGCCCATTACTCAGACTGCCGCTTCACTAAAAATAGAGACTAAGGAAGATAGCGGAAACGTCGAAGCAGAGGAAAGCCTAGGCGCCGATAGCTCTAAGCTTTATTCTTCCCCAATCCTATAG
- a CDS encoding SRPBCC domain-containing protein, giving the protein MPSLYAEIDINAPQSVVWEALLRKDQWRYWNTFLYDCDPGLRITRGGEIFLAMQRLEGDEETEFQPLITMVRPPYMMRWISTIPGLRSEHIFELRENVPGRTHYIHRELFSGILSKVFLPFIRQDERQGLRRMAQQLKMYVENSVLGDRYLDQDSRNWPYYDDRRYGNPPYNAPPNRGGYEQGYPRNEPGYPDYGRRNDYPPDYPRDYPPDYPRDYPPDYPPRYDPRRR; this is encoded by the coding sequence ATGCCTTCCCTCTACGCCGAAATCGACATCAACGCCCCCCAAAGTGTCGTTTGGGAAGCGCTGCTTCGTAAGGATCAGTGGCGCTATTGGAATACCTTCTTGTATGACTGCGATCCTGGATTGCGTATTACCCGAGGCGGCGAAATCTTTCTGGCTATGCAAAGGTTAGAAGGTGATGAAGAAACTGAGTTTCAGCCGCTGATCACAATGGTGCGTCCACCCTATATGATGCGCTGGATCTCTACTATTCCGGGTTTGCGCAGTGAGCATATCTTCGAGCTGCGTGAAAATGTACCTGGTCGCACTCACTACATTCACCGTGAGCTCTTCTCCGGCATTCTGTCAAAAGTTTTCTTACCCTTTATTCGCCAAGATGAAAGACAAGGTCTACGGCGGATGGCCCAGCAGCTGAAGATGTATGTTGAGAATTCGGTCTTGGGCGATCGCTACCTAGATCAAGACTCTCGCAACTGGCCTTACTATGACGATCGCCGCTACGGCAATCCACCCTACAACGCGCCTCCAAATCGAGGTGGCTATGAGCAGGGATACCCCCGCAACGAGCCTGGCTACCCAGATTACGGTCGTCGGAACGACTATCCGCCAGATTACCCTCGAGACTATCCGCCAGATTACCCTCGAGACTATCCGCCAGATTACCCACCCCGCTATGATCCACGCCGTCGCTAG